In Polaribacter pacificus, the genomic window AACCACATTCTAATTTGCTTGATATAGCGTTTTCGAACATTTACTTTTTCATTAACAACCAAACCTGTTACCTCTTGTTTGTAACCTGTTTTTTGTAAACGCGTTTTACTTGCTTTGATTTCAAAGTTCTGATCTTTGATAATCCTTGTTAGTTCTTTTAAAAACTCGCTATTTTCTTGATACACATTATGCATAGAACTAAAGGTAATATCGTCTGCATACCTTGTGTAATTTAAATTAAATCTTTTGGCAACACCAGATAACCTTCTATCTAATTTCTGACATATAATATTAGAAAATACTGGCGAAGTTGGTGCTCCTTGTGGTAACACATTTCTTTTTACTTTCTGCCAATTGCCATTTTTTTCCCGCTCTACTAACATTTCTGTACATGAAATTGCAGCTATGATATTTGCGATTTTTCCTCTATTTATTATCAGATTCTCTAATTCTTTTAAATTTGAATCTGTAGTTATATAATTTACAGCATCTTTAAAAATATCTATTCCTAAACTAGTTAGTCTTTTCTTGTATGCTTTATAATTACCCTTTTTATCATTTACAATAGAGAATGTTCCTTTATCTAGTTTATAGAAGATTTGTTCATTAAGCTCTGTGGTAAATTTTCTAATACCCGTTTGAAGTTTTAAGTAATCAAATTCTATAACCTCTGTAACCTCTATTAAATTAAAAGGTTTTAACCTTAAACAGGTCCAAACCCTAGCTTGCTCTATACTCGGAAAAAAATCTTTTAAATCTATATTAAAAACATAATTTTGATTGGTATGTACTTTTGCATTATCTACAATAGATTTCCCTATTACAAAACCTGTTACAGCATTATGGGGTTCAAAAACACATTGTAAAATAAAAGCGATTGTCTTTTGTATTGCTTTTAAGCCATTTTCTGGAGCATAAATAGTTCTTGTACCTCCAGATTTCTTTTTTATTTGAAATTCTTTGTATGCTTTTTTAGAACGCTTTGGGTTGGCGTAATAGGTAATTTGCTTTAAAGCAAAAGGGATCGCTTCTTTGCCATAAATTAAAGGTTTGGTATAATTTAATAGGTCTAAAAAATCTTGACGAGATTGCATTAAGGCAAACTCATCTTGAATATAATTAATATGTTCTTTTTCTATTTTCATAA contains:
- a CDS encoding reverse transcriptase domain-containing protein, with translation MKIEKEHINYIQDEFALMQSRQDFLDLLNYTKPLIYGKEAIPFALKQITYYANPKRSKKAYKEFQIKKKSGGTRTIYAPENGLKAIQKTIAFILQCVFEPHNAVTGFVIGKSIVDNAKVHTNQNYVFNIDLKDFFPSIEQARVWTCLRLKPFNLIEVTEVIEFDYLKLQTGIRKFTTELNEQIFYKLDKGTFSIVNDKKGNYKAYKKRLTSLGIDIFKDAVNYITTDSNLKELENLIINRGKIANIIAAISCTEMLVEREKNGNWQKVKRNVLPQGAPTSPVFSNIICQKLDRRLSGVAKRFNLNYTRYADDITFSSMHNVYQENSEFLKELTRIIKDQNFEIKASKTRLQKTGYKQEVTGLVVNEKVNVRKRYIKQIRMWLYYWEKYGYNKAESIFLRDYFIDKGHVKKAKPNFKNVLSGKLEYLKMVKGFENTTYLSLNKRFDKLIGFKNPLNTILTEWENKGIESAMEIYNFKENEQV